One stretch of Variovorax sp. 54 DNA includes these proteins:
- a CDS encoding Rid family hydrolase, which yields MQTADFPLPFVNAPYSRAMFDDEWIFVSGTIGMDYDTQTLAVSAEDQTRLMVRNIEKYLAACGGRLEQVINYTLIVAGAEHLGAVVQTLSEVLPCKPTGTAMLAGIAVPKAWVEMQVIARKSQPVGEARS from the coding sequence ATGCAGACCGCCGACTTCCCCTTGCCCTTCGTCAATGCGCCCTACAGCCGCGCGATGTTCGACGACGAATGGATCTTCGTCTCCGGCACCATCGGCATGGACTACGACACGCAGACGCTCGCCGTCAGCGCCGAAGACCAGACCCGGCTGATGGTGCGCAACATCGAGAAGTACCTGGCGGCCTGCGGCGGGCGGCTCGAGCAGGTCATCAACTACACGCTGATCGTGGCCGGCGCCGAGCACCTGGGCGCGGTGGTGCAGACGCTGTCCGAGGTGCTGCCCTGCAAACCGACCGGCACCGCCATGCTGGCCGGCATCGCCGTGCCGAAGGCCTGGGTGGAGATGCAGGTAATTGCGCGCAAGAGCCAGCCGGTGGGCGAGGCCAGGTCATGA
- a CDS encoding aspartate/glutamate racemase family protein yields the protein MKTAGLIGGVAWPSTLSYYRLLNEHIQRELGGLHSARCVIVSLDFAGVVAAMTEGRRDDARAQMETAARQARAAGAELIAILANTGHFAADAVQAAAGVPLVHVARETGDEITSRFPSMRRLGLLATSFALDAPFFGQMLGEGAGFELVLPDAAQRRTLDAAIFGPLARGEASQADAAVISTLCNALVARGAQGIVLGCTELSAVKPWIACTAPLFDSTDIHARAIVREMTRA from the coding sequence ATGAAAACCGCGGGCCTGATCGGAGGCGTCGCGTGGCCTTCCACGCTCAGCTACTACCGCTTGTTGAACGAGCACATCCAGCGCGAACTCGGCGGCCTGCACTCGGCCCGCTGCGTGATCGTGAGCCTGGACTTCGCCGGCGTCGTCGCCGCCATGACCGAAGGGCGCCGCGACGATGCACGCGCCCAGATGGAAACCGCCGCACGCCAGGCCCGTGCGGCCGGTGCGGAGCTCATCGCGATCCTCGCGAACACCGGGCACTTCGCGGCCGACGCGGTGCAGGCGGCGGCGGGCGTGCCGCTGGTGCATGTGGCGCGAGAAACCGGCGACGAGATCACGTCGCGCTTCCCGTCGATGCGCCGCCTCGGCCTGCTGGCCACGAGCTTCGCGCTCGACGCACCGTTCTTCGGCCAGATGCTGGGGGAGGGCGCCGGCTTCGAGCTGGTGCTGCCCGATGCCGCGCAACGCCGCACGCTCGACGCGGCCATCTTCGGGCCGCTCGCGCGCGGCGAGGCCAGCCAAGCCGACGCGGCCGTCATCTCGACGCTGTGCAACGCGCTCGTGGCGCGCGGCGCGCAAGGCATCGTGCTCGGCTGCACCGAGCTGAGCGCCGTGAAGCCGTGGATCGCCTGCACCGCGCCGCTGTTCGATTCCACCGACATCCACGCCCGAGCCATCGTGCGCGAGATGACCCGGGCCTGA
- a CDS encoding Bug family tripartite tricarboxylate transporter substrate binding protein, with product MNARRVCRFLGLLAALAAGCLPALAGAQSAWPSRPIRLVVPFVAGGGADVAARLIAAKLQVQLGQQVVVDNKPGGNTLIGAQEIMKAAPDGYTLLWSIDQTFVLNPSLYNRLPYDPRKDFTPVALAITSPTAVIARTQAGSVGDVHELVKRAKADPGKINIGAAAILSQMALEEFNRSAGIETTRVPYKGSAEVAQATIAGDIDAAFDGMAPYVQFVKAGRAKILAVTSAKRFSGLPDVPTLDELGYKGVDFSVWFGVVGPAGLPPEIAKRVSDGVDWAIHQPDVVEKLLVFGFEPAAQTSAAALKGRIDSDLVRYSPVIRKLGFKLD from the coding sequence ATGAATGCTCGACGTGTCTGCCGGTTTCTGGGGCTCCTGGCGGCCCTCGCCGCGGGGTGTCTGCCGGCGCTTGCCGGTGCGCAGAGTGCCTGGCCTTCGCGGCCGATTCGCCTCGTCGTGCCCTTCGTGGCGGGCGGCGGTGCCGACGTGGCCGCGCGGCTCATCGCGGCCAAGCTGCAGGTGCAGCTGGGCCAGCAGGTGGTGGTCGACAACAAGCCGGGCGGCAACACGCTGATCGGCGCGCAAGAGATCATGAAGGCCGCGCCCGACGGCTACACGCTGCTGTGGTCCATCGACCAGACCTTCGTGCTCAACCCCTCGCTCTACAACCGGCTGCCCTACGACCCGAGGAAAGACTTCACACCGGTGGCACTGGCCATCACCTCGCCCACGGCCGTCATTGCGCGCACGCAGGCGGGCAGCGTGGGCGACGTGCATGAGCTGGTGAAGCGTGCCAAGGCCGACCCCGGAAAGATCAACATCGGCGCGGCCGCGATCCTGTCGCAGATGGCACTCGAAGAGTTCAACCGCAGCGCCGGCATCGAGACCACGCGCGTGCCCTACAAGGGCAGCGCCGAAGTGGCGCAGGCCACCATCGCGGGCGACATCGACGCCGCCTTCGACGGCATGGCGCCCTACGTGCAGTTCGTGAAGGCGGGGCGCGCGAAGATCCTGGCCGTCACCTCGGCCAAGCGCTTCTCGGGCCTGCCCGACGTGCCCACGCTCGACGAGTTGGGCTACAAGGGCGTCGACTTCTCCGTGTGGTTCGGCGTGGTCGGTCCGGCCGGCCTGCCGCCCGAGATCGCCAAGCGCGTGAGCGACGGCGTCGACTGGGCGATCCACCAACCCGACGTGGTCGAGAAGCTGCTGGTGTTCGGCTTCGAGCCGGCCGCGCAGACCAGCGCAGCTGCACTCAAGGGCCGCATCGACAGCGACCTGGTGCGCTACAGCCCGGTGATCCGCAAGCTCGGCTTCAAACTCGACTGA
- a CDS encoding helix-turn-helix transcriptional regulator — translation MPIPSQTVPIQPSPFTAAALREDDFNAALIRLPADRPLALPALHDGASREVRWPDDGGRILRLRTLPWEGASALYFDFRLNDDLHVQLAPGNELLLTFFLAGHVTGEIGSAQGRPLDFRVDRALLRTPNRDGGYLIHIPGACRNNFVQFRLRRDLLPRWLHALGVRLPARQMSELVERDDGRVLCNAALTPRVRDCLARIGDEPSDRPAFVPLFHARATELLTCVLLDLEQLLRPARSEDTHGGAAAQTVRRLRALLGEAPAQAWTVDALAQRLDLRATRLQAHVKEAEGTTVYGLLVAERLALAARLLRDTQLSVQAIAAEAGWECHGRFTAAFRKQHGVAPRDYRLQQAPPANSGA, via the coding sequence ATGCCGATCCCATCGCAGACTGTGCCGATCCAGCCCTCGCCCTTCACGGCCGCCGCGCTGCGCGAGGACGATTTCAACGCCGCGCTGATCCGCCTGCCCGCCGACCGCCCGCTCGCGCTGCCGGCCCTGCACGACGGCGCCAGCCGCGAGGTGCGCTGGCCCGACGACGGCGGCCGCATCCTGCGGCTGCGCACCCTGCCGTGGGAAGGCGCGAGCGCGCTGTACTTCGATTTCAGGTTGAACGACGACCTGCATGTGCAGCTGGCGCCCGGCAACGAGCTGCTGCTGACCTTCTTTCTCGCGGGCCACGTCACGGGCGAGATCGGCAGCGCGCAAGGCCGGCCGCTCGACTTCCGCGTCGACCGCGCACTGCTGCGCACGCCGAACCGCGACGGCGGCTACCTGATCCACATTCCCGGCGCGTGCCGCAACAACTTCGTGCAGTTCCGCCTGCGGCGCGACCTGCTGCCGCGCTGGCTGCATGCGCTGGGCGTGCGGCTGCCCGCGCGGCAGATGAGCGAGCTGGTCGAGCGCGACGACGGCCGGGTGCTGTGCAACGCGGCGCTCACGCCGCGCGTGCGCGACTGCCTGGCGCGCATCGGCGACGAGCCCTCCGATCGGCCCGCCTTCGTGCCGCTGTTCCATGCGCGCGCGACCGAGCTGCTGACCTGCGTGCTGCTCGACCTGGAACAACTGCTGCGTCCTGCGCGTTCAGAAGACACCCACGGTGGTGCGGCGGCGCAGACGGTGCGCAGGCTGCGCGCACTGCTCGGAGAGGCGCCGGCGCAGGCCTGGACGGTCGACGCGCTCGCGCAGCGGCTCGACCTGCGCGCCACGCGGCTGCAGGCCCATGTGAAGGAGGCCGAGGGCACGACGGTCTACGGCCTGCTCGTGGCCGAGCGGTTGGCACTGGCCGCACGGCTGCTGCGCGACACGCAGCTCAGTGTGCAGGCCATCGCGGCCGAAGCGGGATGGGAATGCCACGGCCGCTTCACCGCGGCGTTCCGCAAGCAGCACGGCGTGGCGCCGCGCGACTACCGCTTGCAGCAGGCGCCGCCGGCCAACAGCGGCGCCTGA
- a CDS encoding dienelactone hydrolase family protein, with protein MQNKASPSSSQDIRIQTTDGSGSFGAYLALPRGGTGPGLVLAQEIFGVNKTMRDVADYYAEEGYVVLVPDLFWRQEPDVQLGYAPDDWQRAFALYQGFDEALGMQDMQAAITALRQRPEVPGGKVGVLGFCLGGKLAYLAACRTDADVAVGYYGVGIDAALDEADRIRCKLALHVAELDGFCPPEARDRIVQTLRGRPNVEVHVYPGVDHAFARVGGEHFHRASALMAHERSVAALKSAIGPNYDLAALWDKHCEYEFGTRNVDDTMGTMVAEPYVNHIPTMTGGVGYKNLHAFYTNHFVNSNPPDTSLVPISRTVGATQVVDEMLFCFTHTTEIPWMLPGVAPTGKRVEIPLLAVIKFRGDKLYHEHIYWDQASVLVQVGLLDAALLPVAGVETARKLLDETLPSNTLLARPRG; from the coding sequence ATGCAGAACAAGGCATCCCCATCGTCGTCGCAAGACATCCGCATCCAGACCACTGACGGCAGCGGCAGCTTCGGCGCCTACCTCGCCCTGCCGCGCGGCGGCACCGGCCCGGGCCTGGTGCTCGCGCAGGAAATCTTCGGCGTCAACAAGACCATGCGCGACGTGGCCGACTACTACGCCGAGGAAGGCTATGTGGTGCTCGTGCCCGACCTGTTCTGGCGCCAGGAGCCCGACGTGCAGCTGGGCTACGCACCCGACGACTGGCAGCGCGCCTTTGCGCTCTACCAGGGCTTCGACGAAGCGCTCGGCATGCAGGACATGCAGGCCGCCATCACCGCGCTGCGCCAGCGCCCCGAGGTGCCCGGCGGCAAGGTCGGCGTGCTCGGCTTCTGCTTGGGCGGCAAGCTCGCCTACCTCGCGGCCTGCCGCACCGACGCCGACGTGGCCGTGGGCTACTACGGCGTGGGCATCGACGCCGCGCTCGACGAGGCCGACCGCATCCGCTGCAAGCTGGCGCTGCATGTGGCCGAACTCGACGGCTTCTGCCCGCCCGAGGCGCGCGACCGCATCGTGCAGACCCTGCGCGGCCGGCCGAATGTCGAGGTGCATGTGTACCCCGGCGTCGACCATGCCTTCGCGCGTGTGGGTGGCGAGCACTTCCACCGCGCCTCGGCGCTCATGGCGCACGAGCGCAGCGTGGCCGCGCTGAAGTCGGCCATCGGCCCGAACTACGACCTGGCCGCGCTGTGGGACAAGCACTGCGAGTACGAGTTCGGCACCCGCAACGTCGACGACACCATGGGCACGATGGTGGCCGAGCCCTACGTGAACCACATCCCGACCATGACCGGCGGCGTGGGCTACAAGAACCTGCACGCGTTCTATACGAACCACTTCGTCAACAGCAACCCGCCCGACACCTCGCTGGTGCCGATCTCGCGCACCGTGGGCGCGACGCAGGTGGTCGACGAAATGCTGTTCTGCTTCACCCACACTACCGAAATTCCGTGGATGCTGCCCGGCGTGGCGCCGACCGGAAAGCGCGTGGAGATCCCGCTGCTCGCGGTCATCAAGTTCCGTGGCGACAAGCTCTACCACGAGCACATCTACTGGGACCAGGCGAGCGTGCTGGTGCAGGTGGGCCTGCTCGATGCTGCGCTGCTGCCGGTGGCGGGCGTGGAAACGGCGCGCAAGCTGCTCGACGAGACGCTGCCGTCGAACACGCTGCTGGCACGCCCCCGCGGCTGA